A region from the Melioribacter roseus P3M-2 genome encodes:
- a CDS encoding ABC transporter ATP-binding protein: MNSYSVILENLVKYFGRRLVFNGIDRRFDSGNIYGVAGPNGSGKSTIVKIIANLISPTKGKVIHLHGDKKINYEHLHNYIGFVSPYLFLYDEFTARENLLYFSKIRGIDYDEEYANFLLSELNIYKRKDDVIRGYSSGMKQRLKFIFALIHNPSLVILDEPTSNLDTPGKEKVYEIIDKNRNDKLFIIASNEESDLSLCGEIINLENFKNNGI; the protein is encoded by the coding sequence ATGAATAGTTACAGCGTAATACTGGAAAATCTTGTAAAGTACTTCGGCAGAAGACTTGTTTTCAACGGCATTGATCGCCGTTTCGATTCGGGTAATATTTACGGAGTCGCCGGTCCCAACGGTTCGGGAAAATCGACGATTGTTAAAATTATAGCCAATTTGATTTCTCCTACAAAAGGGAAAGTGATCCATCTTCACGGGGACAAAAAAATAAATTACGAACATCTTCATAATTACATCGGATTTGTTTCGCCCTATCTGTTCCTTTACGACGAATTTACCGCGCGCGAAAACCTTCTCTATTTTTCAAAAATCAGGGGAATTGATTACGATGAAGAGTATGCGAATTTTCTTTTAAGCGAATTGAATATTTATAAAAGAAAAGACGACGTTATCAGAGGTTATTCTTCCGGTATGAAGCAGCGTTTGAAATTTATCTTCGCTTTGATTCACAACCCGTCTCTGGTAATACTCGACGAACCCACGTCGAATCTCGATACTCCCGGCAAGGAAAAGGTTTATGAAATTATCGATAAAAACCGAAACGATAAACTTTTTATAATAGCGTCGAACGAGGAGTCCGACCTCTCGTTGTGCGGCGAAATAATCAATTTGGAAAATTTTAAGAATAACGGCATTTAG
- a CDS encoding heme exporter protein CcmB, whose protein sequence is MKAYYLFKKDWESELRTRYALNALSMFILVTISVIMFSIGSEKISEYLTGGLLWVVIFFSAMSGLSRAFVSEEERGTTLTLHLIASPSTIFSGKLLFNLILVFLMNFAITFLFAILFESFIINNLLLFLIAFLLGNIGIAVSSTIIAAIISKASSKGTLYPVLSFPILLPLILILLELTKFAMDGNSVADSTTEILVLVSYDVIMLTASYLLFDFIWKE, encoded by the coding sequence ATGAAAGCATATTATCTCTTCAAAAAAGATTGGGAATCCGAGCTAAGAACCCGTTATGCGTTAAACGCCCTTTCGATGTTTATTCTTGTTACCATTAGCGTAATAATGTTTTCGATCGGCAGCGAAAAGATAAGCGAATATCTGACGGGGGGATTGTTGTGGGTGGTAATCTTTTTCTCGGCTATGTCCGGTCTTTCGAGAGCCTTTGTTTCCGAAGAGGAACGAGGCACGACTCTTACTCTCCATTTAATAGCTTCGCCATCTACGATTTTTTCGGGCAAATTGCTTTTCAACCTCATACTTGTATTCCTTATGAATTTTGCGATTACATTTCTCTTCGCAATTCTCTTCGAATCTTTTATTATCAATAATTTGTTGTTGTTCCTGATCGCTTTTTTGTTGGGGAATATTGGAATTGCCGTTTCTTCCACGATTATAGCCGCAATCATATCCAAGGCTTCGTCGAAAGGGACGCTCTATCCGGTGCTTTCATTTCCGATTCTTTTGCCTCTGATTTTAATTCTCCTCGAACTAACGAAATTTGCAATGGACGGCAACAGCGTTGCAGATTCGACGACCGAAATACTCGTTCTGGTTTCCTACGATGTAATTATGTTAACGGCTTCGTACCTGCTTTTCGATTTTATCTGGAAAGAATAA
- the porQ gene encoding type IX secretion system protein PorQ: MKNTILFGILLFSFSTAFPQTYKFLNLDTSPRAAALAGGFVSANDDPNVIFYNPAGINLLEGIPVSFSFVNHLMDINSASLSAVKEFRFGKLGAAVKYVSYGDFTKATSTGEKTGSFGAADIAFILGYGNKLDDNFYYGINTKFIYSSIDEYSSSALAVDLGLHYEFSESMWNIGFSVLNIGSQLSTYAEIDEDLPLDVRVGVSKQLKNVPFRFYFSLNKLNREQESLADRLRNFTLGAEVKLGASFRLRFGYDSEKRKELKIGSSAGLAGLNLGFGFNVKNYTLDYGFSSMGFIGSIHRFGISTNLE; this comes from the coding sequence ATGAAAAATACGATTTTATTTGGAATATTACTTTTTAGTTTTTCAACTGCTTTTCCGCAAACATACAAATTCCTAAATCTAGATACGAGTCCGCGCGCGGCGGCATTGGCAGGCGGATTTGTTTCCGCAAACGACGACCCGAATGTTATTTTCTATAATCCCGCAGGAATTAACTTACTCGAGGGAATTCCCGTATCATTCTCTTTTGTAAATCACCTTATGGATATCAATTCGGCGTCTTTATCGGCAGTTAAGGAATTTCGATTCGGAAAACTTGGCGCGGCGGTAAAATACGTTAGCTACGGCGACTTCACAAAAGCTACTTCCACAGGCGAAAAAACGGGCAGTTTCGGAGCCGCCGATATCGCTTTTATTTTAGGCTACGGAAATAAACTCGACGACAATTTCTATTACGGTATAAACACGAAATTTATCTATTCCAGCATCGACGAATACAGTTCTTCCGCTTTAGCAGTCGATCTGGGCTTGCATTACGAATTTTCCGAGTCGATGTGGAATATCGGATTTTCCGTGTTGAATATAGGCAGTCAATTGTCGACATACGCAGAAATCGACGAAGATTTGCCGCTCGACGTACGCGTCGGCGTTTCGAAACAGTTAAAAAACGTGCCGTTCCGTTTCTATTTTTCCCTGAACAAATTAAACCGGGAACAGGAGAGTTTAGCCGACAGGCTTCGTAATTTTACTTTGGGAGCCGAAGTTAAATTAGGCGCAAGTTTCAGACTGCGATTCGGATACGACAGCGAAAAGAGGAAAGAACTTAAAATCGGGTCGAGCGCCGGGCTGGCGGGCCTCAACCTCGGTTTCGGATTCAACGTAAAGAATTATACACTCGACTACGGATTTTCGTCGATGGGTTTTATCGGTTCGATTCACAGATTCGGAATTTCGACCAATCTCGAATAA
- a CDS encoding pyridoxal phosphate-dependent aminotransferase — protein sequence MDFEFPERINRAVASLTMQIAQRAIELRAQDEDIVDFSVGEPDFPTPDNIKNAAIKAIELNLTKYTANTGILELRKAIADKLERDNGLSYSPDEIIVSNGAKQCVYNAIQALVGENDDVLIPAPYYVSYPEMVKLAGGNPVFINTSVESGFKLTPELLESSLTPKTKMLILCNPSNPTGSVFHESELNALKETFRKGNYLILTDEIYEKIIYDGIGFLSVASLGEEIKKRTILVNGHSKAYSMTGWRIGYAAAEREIIKAMAKVQSHSTSNASTVSQYAALEALKGPQESVEIMRKEFEKRRDFLFEELNSIEGIFTSKPEGAFYVFPDVSYYLGKKFKDKIIGDVFEFSLFLLNEARVVVVPGIAFGNQNCIRISFSTSMDRIAEGIKRIKNALELLV from the coding sequence ATGGATTTCGAATTTCCGGAAAGAATAAACCGCGCCGTAGCGTCTCTTACTATGCAGATTGCTCAAAGGGCTATCGAATTACGGGCGCAAGACGAAGATATTGTGGACTTTAGCGTGGGCGAACCGGATTTTCCGACGCCCGATAACATCAAGAACGCCGCAATTAAAGCCATTGAACTGAATTTAACCAAGTATACCGCGAATACGGGAATTCTCGAACTGCGCAAGGCGATTGCGGACAAACTCGAAAGGGATAACGGACTATCGTATTCTCCCGATGAAATCATTGTATCGAACGGGGCGAAGCAGTGCGTTTATAACGCCATACAAGCTCTTGTGGGAGAGAACGACGACGTCTTGATTCCCGCTCCTTATTACGTGTCGTATCCCGAAATGGTAAAACTGGCGGGAGGAAATCCCGTTTTTATAAATACTTCAGTCGAATCGGGTTTTAAATTGACGCCCGAACTTTTGGAATCTTCTCTTACTCCCAAGACCAAGATGTTGATATTATGCAACCCGTCGAATCCTACCGGAAGCGTCTTTCACGAAAGTGAATTAAACGCGCTGAAGGAAACATTCCGAAAGGGAAATTATTTGATTTTGACCGATGAAATTTACGAGAAGATTATTTACGACGGCATTGGATTCCTAAGCGTGGCGTCTCTCGGCGAGGAGATCAAAAAGAGAACGATTCTTGTAAACGGACATTCGAAAGCTTATTCTATGACCGGGTGGCGTATCGGATATGCTGCGGCAGAACGGGAAATTATTAAAGCAATGGCAAAAGTACAAAGCCATTCCACTTCCAACGCTTCCACCGTTTCACAGTACGCGGCGCTGGAAGCTCTAAAAGGTCCGCAGGAGTCTGTGGAGATTATGCGAAAGGAATTCGAAAAAAGACGCGATTTTCTATTCGAAGAATTAAATTCGATCGAAGGAATTTTTACATCGAAACCCGAAGGAGCATTTTATGTCTTCCCCGACGTTTCTTATTACCTCGGTAAAAAATTCAAAGACAAAATTATTGGCGACGTATTCGAGTTTTCACTTTTCCTTTTGAACGAAGCGCGCGTAGTTGTTGTTCCGGGAATAGCGTTCGGTAATCAAAATTGTATTAGAATCTCATTTTCCACTTCGATGGATCGGATTGCGGAAGGCATTAAAAGAATTAAGAACGCCCTTGAACTGTTAGTTTGA
- the htpX gene encoding zinc metalloprotease HtpX, whose product MNGFKTAALMAVMMVLFLFVGNLLGGQAGMTIAFVFSLLLNFGSYWFSDKIVLSMYRAKEVSRAEYPVLYRIVENLASKANLPMPKVYVIDSQTPNAFATGRNPEHSAVAVTTGIMNILSEDELEGVIAHELTHIKNRDILVGTIAATLVGTITLIARMAGWAAMFGGSRNDDRDGNIFYELALIIIAPIAAMLIQLAISRSREFMADEGGALISGNPMGLASALDKLSKANEVIPMRTAKESTAHMFIVSPLSGKSFAKLFSTHPPIEERIKRLKEIADGRR is encoded by the coding sequence ATGAACGGATTTAAAACTGCGGCTTTAATGGCGGTCATGATGGTTCTCTTCTTATTCGTTGGCAATCTTTTGGGCGGACAAGCGGGAATGACCATAGCATTTGTCTTCTCGTTACTCCTTAATTTCGGCTCGTACTGGTTTTCCGATAAAATTGTATTATCGATGTACCGCGCAAAAGAGGTCTCCCGCGCCGAATATCCGGTTCTCTACAGAATAGTCGAAAATCTGGCGTCGAAAGCAAATTTGCCGATGCCCAAAGTATATGTTATCGATTCTCAAACTCCGAACGCGTTTGCTACTGGCAGAAATCCCGAACACAGCGCGGTGGCTGTAACTACGGGCATTATGAATATACTCTCTGAAGACGAGCTCGAAGGCGTAATTGCACACGAGTTGACGCATATTAAAAACAGGGACATTCTCGTAGGCACAATTGCCGCTACGCTGGTCGGAACCATTACATTGATTGCGAGGATGGCCGGATGGGCGGCAATGTTCGGCGGAAGCAGAAACGACGACAGAGACGGCAATATTTTCTATGAGCTTGCTCTTATTATTATTGCTCCAATTGCCGCAATGCTAATTCAGTTGGCAATATCGCGCTCGCGCGAATTCATGGCGGACGAAGGTGGCGCTTTGATTTCGGGTAATCCGATGGGACTTGCTTCGGCTCTGGATAAACTTTCTAAAGCCAACGAAGTTATTCCGATGAGAACCGCCAAAGAATCGACGGCGCATATGTTTATCGTAAGCCCGCTTTCGGGTAAATCGTTCGCCAAATTATTCTCGACGCATCCGCCTATCGAAGAGAGAATTAAAAGACTCAAAGAGATTGCCGACGGCAGAAGATAA
- a CDS encoding tetratricopeptide repeat protein, whose translation MKYFFSQLVLFIILTLPVAAQDYDWARHDSLVKAGIDQIYGIQFEKAENTFDAVIKEYPTHPSGKFFKAMITWWRILLKLEDESLDDEFMEQLEEVIEICDRILEKNKNNKDALFFKGGAIGFRGRLLGIREKWLKAALDGKEGLELLYRFYKADPQNPDVQFGFGIYHYYAEVIPEKFPAVKPLMIFFPNGDREKGLSELEYVALKGRYARIESRYFLMTLNFQFEENMDETRKWASILLADYPNNPNFQKYYGLTFVKENRYDKASEIFRDIYSKCVTGMPGYNSYYKREASYYVGLNYKNTNNVDSAIYYFTVSEKLSRKLDKDKESGFLINTVLYLGMLYDLKGDRQQAIKYYRETLTMRERSNSHKLAEQYLKKPYGK comes from the coding sequence ATGAAATATTTCTTTTCACAACTCGTATTATTTATCATATTAACTTTGCCCGTAGCGGCGCAGGATTACGATTGGGCTCGGCACGACTCGCTCGTAAAAGCGGGCATCGATCAGATATACGGGATTCAATTCGAAAAAGCCGAAAATACATTCGACGCGGTAATAAAAGAATATCCTACTCATCCTTCCGGCAAATTTTTTAAAGCTATGATTACCTGGTGGCGTATTCTTCTTAAACTCGAAGACGAAAGTCTGGACGACGAGTTTATGGAGCAGTTGGAAGAAGTTATTGAAATTTGCGATAGAATTCTGGAAAAAAACAAGAACAATAAAGACGCGCTTTTCTTCAAAGGCGGAGCAATCGGATTCAGAGGCAGATTGTTGGGCATTCGCGAAAAATGGCTCAAAGCCGCTCTCGACGGTAAAGAAGGACTCGAGTTGCTCTACCGATTTTATAAAGCCGATCCGCAGAATCCCGATGTTCAATTCGGATTTGGCATTTATCATTATTATGCCGAAGTCATTCCGGAGAAATTTCCCGCGGTCAAACCGCTTATGATTTTTTTTCCAAACGGCGACCGCGAAAAAGGCTTGAGCGAACTCGAATACGTCGCGCTCAAAGGCAGATATGCCCGCATCGAATCGAGATATTTTCTTATGACATTGAATTTTCAGTTCGAGGAAAATATGGACGAAACCCGAAAGTGGGCTTCAATTCTTCTGGCGGATTATCCGAATAATCCCAACTTCCAGAAATATTACGGACTAACTTTTGTTAAAGAAAACAGGTACGATAAAGCCTCGGAAATATTCCGGGATATCTATTCGAAATGCGTAACAGGTATGCCGGGTTACAACAGTTATTATAAGAGGGAAGCGAGTTATTATGTCGGATTGAATTATAAGAATACAAATAATGTCGATTCCGCCATCTACTATTTTACGGTTTCCGAAAAGTTGTCCCGTAAACTCGACAAAGACAAAGAGTCCGGTTTTCTGATCAATACCGTGCTCTATTTGGGAATGTTATACGACTTAAAAGGCGACAGACAGCAGGCAATAAAATATTACCGCGAAACGCTGACTATGAGGGAAAGGAGCAATTCTCATAAACTTGCCGAACAATATTTGAAAAAGCCTTACGGCAAGTAA
- a CDS encoding outer membrane protein assembly factor BamD: MPYKRLFAIALIVTACSGMVDTSKFNAEEYFSYAMKLYEDGDYEQAVLEFNSILLQFPGSTVSDDAQYYLAMTYYKREQFLLAAYEFSKLIQNYATSPHVPDAQFMLADSYYNLSPPFQLDQSYTKKAIEEFQAFIDIFPANPKVEEAERKIVELNDKLARKEYESGIIYEKMEYEKAAMKYYDFVVDTYHDTRFAPMALYRKIQIEIRRGMTNEALNDIAVFLTRYPNDERADEIEKLQAELNGLTAKAN; the protein is encoded by the coding sequence ATGCCTTATAAGAGATTATTCGCAATTGCCTTGATTGTAACCGCTTGTTCCGGAATGGTAGACACATCTAAATTTAACGCCGAGGAGTATTTTTCTTATGCTATGAAATTGTACGAAGACGGCGACTACGAACAGGCTGTACTGGAATTTAACAGCATATTGCTCCAATTTCCCGGTAGCACGGTAAGCGACGACGCTCAATATTATCTGGCTATGACATATTATAAAAGAGAACAGTTTCTTCTGGCGGCGTACGAATTTAGCAAGTTGATTCAAAATTATGCCACAAGTCCGCATGTGCCCGACGCTCAATTCATGCTTGCCGATTCGTATTATAACCTTTCGCCGCCGTTTCAGTTAGACCAATCGTACACCAAAAAAGCAATCGAAGAATTTCAGGCTTTCATCGATATATTTCCCGCTAATCCGAAAGTGGAAGAAGCCGAAAGAAAAATTGTGGAATTGAACGACAAACTTGCCAGAAAAGAATACGAAAGCGGAATTATTTACGAAAAGATGGAATACGAAAAGGCTGCAATGAAGTATTACGATTTTGTAGTCGATACGTACCACGATACCAGATTCGCTCCGATGGCTTTGTACCGTAAAATTCAAATTGAAATAAGACGCGGAATGACTAACGAGGCGCTCAATGATATAGCGGTCTTTTTGACGAGATATCCTAATGACGAAAGAGCTGACGAAATCGAAAAATTACAAGCGGAATTAAATGGACTCACGGCAAAGGCAAATTAA
- a CDS encoding MXAN_6640 family putative metalloprotease yields the protein MKKLFFLLTVFVTIDSYAQNLDSLYNFFLYTRGHSDTDLKSVASMSGDYVKCGTGIYNQIKENYSNFSIKQRQILSSFLSRPQTDTSIVTKSGFFRIHFNKSGLHKPAYDLNLLSEALDSVYNYEVNILGYPPPPKDYGGGGDDKYDVYIQNMSGGLYGETRTEDLIGKETYTSYIVIDNDFDRYYTQGINGARVSVAHEFHHAIQVGNYIYRSTDQYYHELSSTAMEEFVFDDINDYYAYIYSYFVNTNRSFSQNSGYNLAVWNIFLKDRFGFEILKRTWELMREERALYAIADAIKEYGSDFKAEFAEFSNWIYFTGYRSKPGKYFEEAENYPVIKPLMSIDFDKPVVSVDINTRPASVNYISFISLVDTLTAILSNSDVTNGVLNPSSELPLTYFLADHDDGGYKWITDKYYSKLVCQSAFLITENSVLNNKLIDSTTVITDEKFPFPQPFNYASDDFIYLPSPRSLSGAADLYVFSVDMDLIYSGELRVFVSDKNLVKWDARDGSGERLSSGVYFYVIKADDETKKGKFVVINE from the coding sequence ATGAAGAAATTGTTCTTTCTGCTGACGGTATTTGTGACGATCGATTCTTATGCGCAAAATCTCGATTCGCTTTACAATTTTTTTCTTTATACCAGAGGACATAGCGATACCGATTTGAAATCCGTTGCCTCTATGTCGGGCGATTACGTAAAATGCGGAACGGGTATCTACAATCAAATCAAAGAAAACTATTCGAACTTCAGCATAAAACAACGGCAGATTTTGTCTTCTTTTTTGTCCAGGCCGCAGACCGATACGAGCATCGTTACTAAATCGGGCTTTTTTCGAATCCATTTTAATAAGTCGGGATTGCACAAACCTGCTTACGATTTGAATCTGTTGTCGGAAGCGCTCGACTCGGTTTATAATTACGAGGTCAATATTCTGGGTTATCCGCCGCCCCCGAAAGATTACGGCGGCGGAGGGGATGACAAGTACGACGTCTACATTCAAAATATGAGCGGCGGTCTCTACGGGGAAACGCGCACCGAAGATTTGATCGGAAAGGAAACTTATACGAGTTATATTGTCATCGACAACGACTTCGACCGTTATTACACTCAAGGTATAAACGGCGCTCGGGTTTCGGTAGCTCACGAATTCCATCATGCAATTCAGGTGGGAAATTATATCTACAGATCGACCGACCAATATTATCACGAGCTTTCTTCCACTGCAATGGAAGAGTTTGTGTTCGACGATATCAACGATTATTATGCGTACATTTATTCGTATTTTGTTAATACCAACCGTTCGTTTTCTCAGAACAGCGGCTACAATCTCGCCGTTTGGAACATCTTTTTGAAAGACAGGTTCGGATTCGAAATACTCAAAAGAACCTGGGAGTTAATGAGAGAAGAGCGGGCGCTTTATGCAATAGCCGACGCCATTAAAGAATACGGTTCCGACTTTAAGGCAGAGTTCGCCGAGTTCTCGAACTGGATTTATTTTACGGGATACAGGTCGAAACCGGGCAAGTATTTCGAGGAAGCGGAAAATTATCCCGTTATAAAACCCCTGATGAGTATCGATTTCGACAAACCGGTCGTTTCGGTGGATATTAATACCAGACCGGCTTCGGTTAATTATATCTCTTTTATTTCGCTTGTCGACACTCTCACGGCAATTCTTTCTAACAGCGACGTGACAAACGGAGTGCTAAACCCTTCGTCCGAATTGCCCCTTACATATTTTCTTGCAGACCACGACGACGGAGGCTACAAATGGATTACCGATAAGTATTATTCCAAATTGGTTTGCCAATCTGCATTTCTTATTACTGAAAATTCCGTGTTGAATAATAAATTGATCGATTCCACGACGGTTATAACCGACGAAAAATTTCCGTTCCCGCAGCCGTTCAATTATGCTTCGGATGATTTTATTTACCTGCCGTCTCCGCGTTCTTTGAGCGGCGCGGCAGACCTGTATGTTTTTTCGGTCGACATGGATTTGATTTATTCCGGCGAGCTCCGGGTCTTTGTGTCGGATAAAAATCTGGTTAAATGGGATGCGCGCGACGGCAGCGGCGAGCGACTATCATCCGGCGTCTATTTTTATGTTATTAAAGCAGACGACGAAACTAAAAAAGGAAAATTCGTGGTGATTAATGAATAG
- a CDS encoding acyl-CoA thioesterase, giving the protein MDSRQRQIKKVKDSTVTMTELVLPNHANQLGYLLGGQLMHWIDICAALSAAKHSNRVCVTASVDRIDFHHPIKVGEVVTLVASVNRAFKTSMEVGVEVYAESFVERKKYIQILLS; this is encoded by the coding sequence ATGGACTCACGGCAAAGGCAAATTAAGAAAGTTAAAGATTCTACGGTAACGATGACCGAATTGGTTCTGCCGAACCATGCCAACCAATTGGGATATTTGCTCGGCGGACAATTGATGCACTGGATTGATATTTGCGCCGCTCTTTCGGCGGCAAAACATTCGAACAGAGTTTGCGTTACTGCTTCTGTAGACAGAATTGATTTCCATCACCCGATTAAAGTCGGGGAAGTGGTAACTTTGGTTGCGTCTGTCAACAGGGCATTTAAAACATCGATGGAGGTCGGCGTCGAAGTTTATGCGGAATCATTTGTGGAAAGAAAAAAATACATACAAATTCTGCTTTCTTAA
- a CDS encoding FG-GAP repeat domain-containing protein: MNKNATKKLFKGAGKDSILLKLLLVFLFFASSLSAQIPINGFCKVDVLFEGIKDDADFLPDNIMPADLDRDGSYEFILLRNNKNLMAVVSGNKYRRFNFGQTVNELEFYSSSKNSNIFCWLSRKSRNVGLATISKNGILSKNKIKKFDDVPSRITCLDLNSDGNKEIIVGGYAFEGLTLINAGKKNTYAYSQITDNRVFPLIASADFDYDGFSDIVAYDILANRLVFFYNNQELSFSESRKIELSDYPEDLIASDVNSDGFTDLLISYGDRLRVFVGDTVSSFRNSFDIELPVKSDDLIVSDLNGDGINDLLMASYSEGEVYLIYGKAGSEFYEPLLLYKDRNLADISVYKEKGLPKLALLLRDGKIIVISRVNKFGDFDLTSFGSDALSLGIVAGERNIPEAYFYIDKNRNDLILITLNKRLIPDTLYRYPLQDSYNIVKTVKHKNKIDFYFYNPNTSLIEILRLDLFRPTRRILYTKGRIKDLLLFNDRLEDRQRIYTVTENKSRLLLETYDYRDFRFVRAGADSAGNNPLAAALEYETYPAIFSLINENDSLVLIKKEIKRLAAKEDSVKLGAFYLSDLTKINLECYKDPQSNELITAVILTESTLTKFILLGSETIIDFEIKNIRPVEYTIQFKKKGNRLEMFFVDAATAKLKKIVLKEDYKTVETDTVLDSETVNNYISFPFKNNSDLILYAPGSNNNIIKLRIIR, translated from the coding sequence ATGAACAAAAACGCTACGAAGAAGCTCTTCAAAGGCGCAGGCAAAGACTCAATACTGCTTAAACTTCTGCTCGTTTTCCTTTTTTTTGCATCTTCTCTTTCGGCTCAAATTCCCATAAACGGCTTTTGTAAAGTAGACGTTCTCTTTGAGGGTATTAAAGATGATGCGGATTTCCTGCCGGACAATATTATGCCCGCCGATCTCGACAGGGACGGCTCGTATGAATTCATCCTTTTAAGAAATAATAAAAATTTAATGGCGGTTGTCTCCGGAAATAAATACCGCCGGTTCAATTTCGGACAAACGGTTAACGAACTCGAATTCTACAGTTCGTCTAAGAATTCGAATATCTTTTGCTGGCTTTCCAGAAAAAGCAGGAATGTCGGGTTGGCGACAATCTCGAAAAACGGAATATTATCGAAAAATAAAATTAAAAAGTTTGACGACGTGCCTTCTCGAATTACCTGCCTCGATCTAAATAGTGACGGCAACAAGGAAATAATTGTCGGCGGTTACGCATTCGAAGGTTTAACTTTGATTAATGCCGGTAAAAAAAATACCTACGCATATTCTCAAATTACGGACAACAGGGTTTTTCCGTTGATTGCCTCCGCCGATTTCGACTACGACGGTTTTAGCGACATAGTTGCCTACGATATCCTTGCAAATCGCCTTGTATTCTTTTATAATAATCAGGAATTATCTTTTTCCGAGTCGAGAAAAATTGAACTCTCCGATTATCCTGAAGATTTGATAGCTTCCGACGTGAATTCGGACGGGTTTACTGACTTGCTGATTTCATACGGCGACCGATTGCGCGTTTTTGTCGGCGATACCGTTTCGTCGTTTCGCAACAGTTTCGATATTGAGCTTCCTGTAAAATCGGATGATTTAATTGTGTCGGATTTGAACGGCGACGGCATTAACGATCTTTTAATGGCAAGTTATTCCGAAGGCGAAGTATATCTGATTTACGGCAAAGCCGGTTCGGAATTTTATGAACCCTTGCTGCTTTATAAAGACAGAAATTTAGCGGATATTTCTGTTTATAAAGAAAAAGGACTCCCGAAACTGGCGCTTCTGTTGAGGGACGGGAAGATAATTGTAATATCGAGGGTAAATAAATTCGGGGATTTTGATTTAACGAGTTTTGGCTCGGATGCGCTTTCATTGGGAATTGTAGCGGGCGAGCGAAATATTCCGGAAGCTTATTTTTATATCGATAAAAATAGAAACGACCTGATTTTAATTACTCTGAATAAAAGATTGATTCCCGATACTCTTTATCGATACCCACTTCAGGACAGCTACAATATAGTCAAAACCGTCAAGCATAAAAATAAAATCGATTTCTATTTTTACAATCCAAACACATCGTTAATTGAGATACTGAGACTCGATTTGTTCCGACCGACTCGAAGAATTCTTTACACCAAAGGAAGAATTAAAGACTTGCTCTTGTTTAACGACCGGTTGGAAGACAGACAAAGAATTTATACCGTTACGGAAAATAAATCGAGATTGCTTCTCGAAACTTACGATTACAGGGATTTCAGGTTTGTGCGCGCTGGAGCGGACAGCGCGGGAAATAACCCGCTGGCGGCGGCTTTGGAATATGAAACATACCCGGCGATCTTTTCGTTAATAAATGAAAACGACAGTCTGGTTTTAATAAAAAAAGAAATTAAAAGATTGGCCGCTAAAGAGGACAGCGTTAAATTAGGAGCTTTCTATTTGTCCGATTTGACAAAAATTAACCTCGAATGTTATAAAGACCCGCAATCAAATGAATTGATTACTGCGGTTATACTGACGGAAAGTACACTTACAAAATTTATTCTGCTCGGAAGCGAAACGATAATCGATTTCGAAATTAAAAATATACGGCCTGTGGAATACACTATTCAGTTCAAAAAGAAGGGCAATCGATTGGAAATGTTTTTTGTCGACGCGGCGACCGCAAAATTGAAAAAAATTGTTTTGAAAGAAGATTACAAAACGGTCGAAACCGACACCGTTTTGGATTCTGAAACAGTTAATAATTATATTTCATTTCCGTTTAAAAATAATAGCGACCTGATTCTTTATGCTCCCGGGTCAAATAATAACATAATTAAATTGAGAATTATTAGATGA